The following proteins are encoded in a genomic region of Pyrus communis chromosome 11, drPyrComm1.1, whole genome shotgun sequence:
- the LOC137708442 gene encoding serine/threonine protein phosphatase 2A 57 kDa regulatory subunit B' theta isoform-like — translation MIKQILNRLPRKPKSSEHREGGSSNTNSNASASSRGNSISSNKYASSSTTFSSATSTPNFGVNVNSKLNGNSLASPYEALPSFKDVPNAEKQNLLIKKLNLCCVVFDFSDPTKNIKEKEIKRQTLVELVDYIASANGKFPEIVVQEIVKMVCINLFRTLSSPPLENKALEAFDVEEEEPSMDPAWPHLQVVYEFFLRFVASPETDAKLAKRYIDHSFVLRLLGLFDSEDHRERDYLKTVLHRIYGKFMVHRPFIRKAINNIFYNFIFETEKHNGIAELLEILGSIINGFALPLKEEHKLFLVRVLIPLHKPKCIPLYHQQLSYCITQFVEKDGKLADTIIRGLLKYWPITNSSKEVMFLGELEEVLEATQPAEFQRCMVPLFRQIGRCLSSSHFQVAERALFLWNNDHIANLIKQNRHVLLPIIFPSLEKNARNHWNQAVQSLTLNVRKIFSDIDPELFEECLLNFQEDEAQASVKSLKRQNTWKRLEEIAAKNATSNEAVLVSPRGASGKTSG, via the exons ATGATCAAACAGATACTTAATAGGCTCCCGAGGAAGCCCAAGTCATCCGAGCATCGTGAGGGAGGGTCCTCTAACACTAATTCAAATGCTTCCGCCAGTTCAAGAGGCAACTCTATATCAAGTAACAAGTATGCGAGCTCGAGTACTACTTTTTCGAGCGCTACTTCTACTCCGAACTTTGGAGTAAATGTGAATTCGAAGCTTAatgggaactcattggcttccCCATATGAGGCATTGCCTAGTTTCAAAGATGTCCCGAATGCAGAGAAGCAGAATTTGTTGATAAAAAAGTTGAACTTGTGTTGTGTTGTCTTTGACTTCAGTGACCCAACGAAGAACATCAAGGAAAAGGAGATCAAGCGACAGACATTGGTAGAGCTTGTGGATTACATTGCTTCTGCTAATGggaaattcccagaaattgtcgTGCAAGAAATCGTAAAGATGGTGTGCATAAATTTATTTAGAACACTCAGTTCTCCTCCCCTTGAAAACAAAGCATTAGAGGCCTTTGACGTAGAAGAGGAAGAGCCCTCGATGGACCCAGCATGGCCGCACTTGCAAGTTGTGTATGAATTCTTCCTGAGGTTTGTGGCATCACCTGAGACGGATGCAAAGTTGGCTAAGAGGTACATAGATCACTCTTTTGTTCTCAGGTTGTTAGGTCTTTTCGATTCAGAGGACCACAGAGAGAGGGATTACTTGAAAACGGTTCTGCACCGCATCTATGGGAAATTTATGGTGCACCGCCCGTTCATAAGGAAAGCAATCAACAACATcttctataattttattttcgaAACTGAAAAGCATAATGGGATTGCGGAGCTGTTAGAGATTTTGGGAAGTATAATAAACGGTTTTGCTCTGCCGCTGAAAGAAGAGCACAAGCTCTTTCTTGTTCGAGTGCTTATTCCACTTCACAAACCAAAATGCATACCCTTGTACCACCAGCAGTTATCATACTGTATTACTCAATTTGTGGAGAAAGACGGCAAACTTGCTGATACAATAATTCGTGGTTTACTAAAATATTGGCCTATTACAAATAGTTCTAAGGAGGTCATGTTCTTGGGTGAACTGGAAGAAGTTTTAGAGGCAACTCAGCCTGCAGAGTTTCAGCGCTGTATGGTACCGCTGTTTCGCCAGATTGGTCGTTGCTTGAGCAGTTCACATTTTCAG GTGGCAGAGAGAGCACTGTTCTTATGGAATAATGATCACATTGCGAACCTAATCAAACAGAATCGCCATGTCTTACTGCCAATCATATTCCCTTCATTGGAGAAAAATGCAAGAAACCACTGGAACCAGGCAGTACAGAGCCTGACACTAAATGTCCGTAAGATTTTCTCCGATATTGACCCTGAGCTTTTTGAGGAATGTTTGCTCAACTTCCAGGAAGATGAAGCACAAGCGAGTGTAAAAAGTTTGAAACGTCAAAACACCTGGAAACGTTTGGAAGAGATTGCGGCAAAGAATGCTACAAGCAATGAAGCCGTGCTTGTTTCCCCCAGAGGAGCCTCCGGCAAAACTTCTGGCTAG
- the LOC137749320 gene encoding DNA repair protein RAD5A: MGKNKVTDELLSTVRSIVDSGYSDMDIIRALHMANNDVTAAINIIFDTPSFKVKETPPASRKNPQILSSEVVNLKQNGGQKSNCTLGTEGNGSSCPSNSGDDVVEEVAVARSESSAGSEWWFVGSSEVSGLSTCKGRRLSPGDEVEFTFPTKSSSTSPSPGKVFGRGRQAAACSEIVRFSTKDSGEIGRIPKEWARCLLPLVRDKKVRIEGHCKSAPDVLSIMDTILLSISVYINSSMFLKQNKTSLKAANNSTDETVVHPLPTLFRLLGLTPFKKAEFTPSDLYTRKRPLDPKDSFGLCAPVLRANKPKIPGQNGDEVENEESISDADLENIVGIGDSSELEEMDPPGTLQCELRPYQKQALHWMIQLEKGHCMDEGAMTLHPCWEAYRLADKRDRVIYLNAFSGDATSEFPSALQMARGGILADAMGLGKTIMTISLLLTHSGHGLSVSHPTSQSSSEDIEVPDIADHSSDLPKKVPKFSGFDKLLKQKNTVEDGGCLIICPMTLLGQWKAEIETHAKPGSLSVYVHYGQSRPKDAKFLVQSDVVITTYGVLASEYSAENPKENGGLYSVSWFRVVLDEAHTIKSSKSQISIAAAALVAGRRWCLTGTPIQNNLEDVYSLLRFLRVEPWGNWAWWNKLIQKPFEEGDERGLKLVQSILKPIMLRRTKFSTDREGRPILVLPPADIQVIYCELTEAEKDFYEALFKRSKVKFDQFVEQGRVLHNYASILELLLRLRQCCDHPFLVMSRGDTQDFSDLDKLARRFLKGKQNSVEGEAKDLPSRAYVQEVVEEIRKGEQGECPICLEAFEDAVLTPCAHRLCRECLLASWRNSSSGLCPVCRKTISKQDLITAPTESRFQVDVEKNWVESSKVVILLRELESLRSSGTKSIVFSQWTAFLDLLQVPLSRSNIPFLRLDGTLNQQQREKVLKQFSEDSDIQVLLMSLKAGGVGINLTAASNAFVLDPWWNPAVEEQAVMRIHRIGQTKRVMIKRFIMKGTVEERMEAVQARKQRLISGALTDQEVRTARIEELKMLFT, translated from the exons ATGGGGAAAAACAAGGTTACGGACGAACTGCTGTCCACCGTCCGATCAATCGTCGACTCGGGATACTCCGACATGGACATTATCAGAGCCCTCCACATGGCCAACAACGACGTCACCGCCGCAATCAACATAATCTTTGACACGCCCAGTTTCAAAGTGAAGGAAACACCACCGGCTTCTCGGAAGAATCCCCAAATTTTGAGCTCCGAGGTCGTAAATTTGAAGCAAAATGGGGGTCAGAAAAGTAATTGCACTTTGGGTACCGAAGGAAATGGGAGTAGTTGCCCCAGTAATTCAGGGGACGACGTGGTTGAAGAAGTCGCGGTTGCACGGAGCGAGAGCTCGGCTGGGAGCGAGTGGTGGTTTGTGGGCAGCAGTGAAGTTTCGGGGTTATCAACGTGTAAAGGTAGGAGGCTTAGCCCTGGAGACGAAGTGGAATTTACTTTTCCAACAAAGAGCAGTTCAACATCTCCATCACCCGGCAAGGTTTTTGGGAGGGGACGGCAGGCAGCTGCTTGTTCGGAGATTGTGAGGTTTTCAACGAAAGATTCAGGAGAG ATTGGTAGAATTCCGAAGGAATGGGCTCGGTGTTTATTGCCACTTGTGAGGGATAAGAAGGTTAGAATTGAGGGGCATTGCAAATCTGCTCCTGATGTGTTGAGCATTATGGACACCATTCTTTTGTCAATAAG TGTGTATATCAATAGTTCAATGTTCCTTAAGCAAAACAAGACCTCACTTAAGGCAGCCAATAATTCCACTGACGAAACAGTGGTTCACCCTCTTCCAACATTGTTCCGGTTGCTAGGACTGACTCCTTTCAAGAAG gCAGAATTTACTCCGAGTGACTTGTACACGAGAAAGCGCCCTTTGGACCCAAAG GATAGCTTTGGACTTTGTGCCCCAGTATTACGTGCCAATAAGCCTAAAATCCCTGGTCAAAATGGAGATGAAGTTGAAAATGAGGAGTCTATTTCAGATGCTGATCTTGAAAACATTGTTGGTATTGGTGACAGCTCTGAGCTAGAG GAAATGGATCCCCCAGGTACACTTCAGTGTGAACTTCGGCCGTACCAAAAGCAGGCTCTTCATTGGATGATCCAACTGGAAAAGGGACACTGCATGGATGAGGGAGCAATGACTCTTCACCCTTGTTGGGAGGCATATCGTCTTGCAGACAA GAGGGACCGTGTTATCTATTTGAATGCATTTTCTGGTGATGCAACATCAGAATTTCCAAGCGCACTTCAAATGGCCAGAGGAGGA ATTCTGGCTGATGCTATGGGCTTGGGGAAGACCATTATGACGATATCGCTCCTTCTTACTCATTCAGGACATGGATTATCAGTTAGTCACCCTACAAGCCAGTCTTCCAGTGAAGATATTGAAGTCCCTGACATTGCAGACCACTCATCAGACCTACCAAAGAAGGTCCCAAAATTTTCAGGATTTGATAAGTTGTTGAAGCAAAAAAACACGGTTGAGGATGGTGGTTGTTTGATTATATGTCCTATGACTCTTCTAGGCCAGTGGAAG GCAGAGATCGAAACTCATGCTAAACCTGGGTCTCTATCGGTATATGTTCATTATGGACAAAGTAGACCAAAGGATGCAAAATTTTTAGTTCAAAGTGATGTCGTAATCACTACATATGGAGTGTTAGCCTCTGAATATTCTGCTGAG AATCCAAAGGAAAATGGGGGACTTTACTCGGTTAGTTGGTTTAGAGTGGTTCTTGATGAGGCGCATACCATAAAATCCTCAAAAAGCCAAATTtccattgctgctgctgctttagTTGCTGGTCGGCGATGGTGTCTTACTGGCACACCCATACAG AACAACCTGGAGGATGTTTACAGTCTTCTCCGGTTTTTGAGGGTAGAACCTTGGGGAAACTGGGCATG GTGGAATAAACTCATACAAAAACCTTTTGAGGAGGGTGATGAGAGAGGATTAAAGTTGGTTCAGTCTATCTTAAAGCCAATCATGTTAAGGAGAACAAAGTTTAGCACAGACCGTGAAGGCAG GCCAATTTTAGTTCTTCCTCCAGCTGATATTCAGGTGATTTACTGTGAACTCACAGAAGCTGAAAAAGACTTCTACGAGGCCCTCTTTAAAAGATCAAAG GTGAAGTTTGATCAATTTGTTGAGCAAGGACGGGTTCTTCATAATTATGCATCCATATTGGAGTTGCTTTTACGCCTTCGCCAGTGTTGTGATCATCCATTTCTTGTGATGAG CCGAGGTGATACACAAGACTTTTCTGATCTGGATAAGCTAGCTAGACGTTTCCTTAAAGGAAAACAGAATTCTGTGGAAGGGGAAGCCAAAGATCTGCCTTCACGTGCTTATGTTCAAGAAGTTGTAGAAGAAATACGTAAGGGGGAACAGGGAGAGTGTCCAATATGTCTTGAAGCCTTTGAAGATGCAGTGTTAACACCTTGTGCTCACCGCTTATGCCGTGAATGTCTCTTGGCAAGTTGGCGGAACTCAAGTTCTGGTCTCTGTCCTGTTTGTAG GAAGACCATCAGTAAGCAAGATCTTATTACAGCACCCACTGAGAGTCGGTTTCAGGTTGATGTTGAGAAAAACTGGGTGGAATCATCCAAAGTTGTCATTCTTTTGCGTGAACTTGAATCTCTTCGCTCATCAGGCACAAAAAGCATTGTCTTCAGCCAGTGGACGGCTTTTCTGGACCTCTTGCAGGTTCCTCTTTCTAG GAGTAACATTCCATTTCTTCGCCTTGATGGGACTCTGAATCAACAGCAGCGTGAGAAAGTGTTAAAACAGTTTTCAGAAGATAGTGACATCCAG GTGTTGCTAATGTCACTGAAGGCTGGAGGAGTTGGAATAAATCTGACAGCAGCATCAAATGCTTTTGTCTTG GATCCATGGTGGAATCCAGCAGTCGAGGAACAAGCTGTCATGCGTATTCATCGCATTGGACAAACAAAGAGGGTGATGATCAAGCGGTTTATCATGAAG GGAACGGTTGAGGAACGAATGGAAGCAGTGCAAGCACGTAAACAGCGACTGATTTCCGGAGCCTTGACGGACCAAGAAGTTCGAACGGCTCGCATAGAGGAACTAAAGATGCTTTTTACTTGA
- the LOC137708214 gene encoding AUGMIN subunit 6-like isoform X2, with the protein MTMDREKEREIELESAMYTNCLLLGLDPAIIGLGGSNATPRVGFFRHSNPKLGEQLLYFILSSLRGPIQSAKDFDKVWPIFDSAQSRDFRKVVQGIISELESQGALPRSNSRVSSLATCCGPRFVELLWQLSLHALREVHRRTFAADVASNPLPASLTDVAFSHAATLLPVTKARIALERRRFLKNAETAVQRQAMWSNLAHEMTAEFRGLCAEEAYLQQELEKLHDLRNKVKLEGEHWDDLVSSSSQNSHLVSKATRLWESILARKSQHEVLASGPIEDLIAHREHRYRISGSSLLAAMDQSSQVPYGDVLSVQSGDFTPTHVDGKEQNDGADSSHSQVNDEALHRADERSGRVHPTVDVAEIIRRWTHALQRVHKQSLHMAKVNEGEGPEILRSAHDGSSSGHTESLAATLAEHQQHLVSFQVLINQLKEVAPAIQKSISECTDKVDSISSSLPPMIKQPGQSTSPIQAQSSGRTLESNTDDVAEVTSKLSTFQLEKVSSSPALKLPQLFNLTPNSSGKGGNMHKRPTSVAQSNQIENFPERKSVEQPLSSNHIDNLQQDGDNYYVQNLKRSVREAALSRNSLSSKSSQGSHSDESSEHFFLPLSPSGVSRLGQESKGASLRSKRFPSQTEASFHENRAPDGNVGSKYAELSEVLNGLDSLDDYDQVNGFLSAAGSNCAVSDTQRSFYDFEEAQEQVFSPPLLMDSSLLADYEDLLAPLSETETALMEH; encoded by the exons ATGACAATGGacagagagaaggagagagagatagagctAGAGAGTGCAATGTACACTAACTGTTTGCTGTTAGGGTTGGATCCGGCGATTATCGGGCTCGGAGGCTCCAATGCCACTCCTCGGGTCGGGTTCTTCCGCCACTCCAACCCTAAATTGGGCGAACAGCTCCTCTACTTCATCCTCTCTTCTCTCAGAGGCCCAATTCAATCCGCCAAG GATTTCGATAAGGTCTGGCCAATCTTCGATTCCGCGCAATCGCGGGATTTTAGAAAG GTTGTGCAAGGGATAATTAGCGAGCTCGAATCGCAAGGGGCGCTTCCGAGGAGCAATTCGAGGGTTTCATCACTCGCTACATGTTGTGGACCCAG GTTTGTGGAACTTCTGTGGCAACTTTCTTTGCATGCTTTGCGAGAGGTTCATAGGAGAACATTTGCAGCTGATGTAGCTTCTAACCCACTTCCTGCATCACTGACCGATGTAGCTTTTTCACACGCAGCCACTTTACTTCCTGTCACGAAG GCTAGAATAGCACTTGAACGAAGAAGATTTCTTAAGAATGCGGAAACAGCAGTACAGAGACAGGCCATGTGGTCGAATTTGGCTCATGAAATGACTGCAGAGTTTCGTGGTCTTTGTGCTGAAGAG GCTTATTTACAGCAAGAACTGGAAAAATTACATGACCTTAGGAACAAAGTGAAGTTGGAAGGGGAACACTGGGATGACCTTGTTTCTAGTTCGAGTCAGAATTCCCATTTAGTATCAAAAGCTACTCGTTTGTGGGAGTCAATATTAGCCCGTAAAA GTCAACATGAAGTTCTTGCTTCAGGGCCTATTGAGGATTTAATAGCTCACAGGGAGCATAG GTACCGCATCTCTGGATCGTCTTTGCTTGCAGCTATGGATCAGAGTTCTCAGGTTCCTTATGGAGATGTCTTATCTGTCCAGTCTGGTGACTTTACTCCAACACATGTGGATGGCAAGGAACAAAATGATGGAGCAGATTCATCCCATTCACAAGTAAACGATGAAGCACTTCATCGAGCAGATGAAAGAAGTGGAAGAGTCCACCCAACCGTTGACGTGGCAGAAATTATCAGGCGTTGGACGCATGCTTTGCAGCGTGTTCATAAACAATCGCTGCACATG GCAAAGGTTAACGAGGGAGAGGGTCCAGAAATTTTAAGAAGTGCACATGATGGCAGTTCAAGTGGTCATACAGAGTCTTTAGCTGCAACTCTTGCTGAACATCAGCAACACTTGGTTAGCTTTCAG GTTCTCATTAACCAACTGAAGGAAGTTGCTCCGGCAATACAAAAGTCAATATCAGAATGTACAGATAAAGTAGATAGCATTTCATCTAGTCTGCCTCCGATGATCAAACAACCTGGTCAATCAACTTCACCTATTCAAGCACAGAGTAGTGGAAGGACATTG GAAAGTAACACTGATGATGTGGCTGAGGTGACTTCAAAATTGTCTACCTTTCAGCTCGAAAAGGTGTCATCCAGCCCTGCTTTAAAGCTACCACAGTTGTTTAACTTGACTCCTAATTCTTCTGGGAAAGGTGGAAATATGCATAAGCGCCCTACTTCAGTTGCTCAATCAAACCAAATAGAGAACTTTCCTGAAAGGAAGTCTGTGGAGCAGCCTCTTTCAAGTAATCACATAGATAATCTACAACAAG ATGGTGACAATTATTATGTTCAGAATCTAAAGAGATCTGTTAGAGAAGCTGCTTTGTCACGGAATTCCTTAAGTTCCAAATCATCACAAGGCAGCCATTCTGATGAAAGCTCTGAGCATTTCTTTTTACCTCTTTCACCATCTGGGGTTTCTCGTCTAGGCCAAGAATCTAAAGGGGCTTCATTAAGGAGTAAAAGGTTTCCATCTCAGACGGAGGCTTCCTTTCATGAAAATCGCGCTCCTGATGGTAATGTGGGGAGCAAGTACGCCGAATTATCTGAAGTATTGAATGGTTTAGATTCACTTGATGATTATGACCAAGTAAATGGGTTTCTTTCGGCTGCTGGTTCAAACTGTGCTGTTTCAGACACACAGAGATCATTTTATGACTTTGAAGAAGCTCAGGAGCAGGTTTTCTCACCTCCTTTGctaatggactcctcactattaGCAGATTATGAGGACTTACTTG CACCACTTTCAGAAACTGAAACAGCCTTAATGGAGCACTGA
- the LOC137749322 gene encoding plant UBX domain-containing protein 1-like isoform X1 — protein sequence MIVDTSSHTPLKRRKFRSIDPMEAEEAQAKLTAAKEKFGREIHVFETTSASSSSQSEESNTEETEDFYEFTAEDYYRVLNAKKEDKTLKTRKLREAEKAARRSRITKTVIRVRFPDNHTLEATFNPSETVQSLVDLLVKVVARPELPFYIYTTPPKKQIKDTSQDFHTAGFVPGAIVYFSYDTPKADDAADAVSGPFLQEEVMSLKGLELTKKHVEPPVQSAPETTSEAPPPVVQEKKPEGKKPAKPKWLKM from the exons ATGATCGTTGATACttcttctcacacacccttgaaAAGAAGGAAGTTCAGAAGCATTGATCCCATGGAGGCCGAAGAAgctcag GCCAAGCTCACAGCAGCAAAAGAAAAGTTCGGGAGAGAAATCCACGTTTTTGAAACAACATCagcatcttcttcttcacaaAGTGAAGAGTCTAATACTG agGAGACAGAGGATTTCTATGAGTTCACTGCAGAAGATTATTATCGGGTTTTGAATGCAAAAAAAGAAG ATAAGACTCTTAAAACACGAAAGTTAAGAGAGGCAGAGAAGGCTGCCCGCAGGTCAAGGATAACAAAG ACGGTGATTAGGGTTCGATTTCCTGATAATCACACATTGGAGGCCACTTTTAACCCATCAGAAACAGTTCAGAGCTTGGTTGATCTCCTCGTCAAAGTGGTTGCTCGACCAGAATTACCATTCTATATAT ATACCACTCCTCCGAAGAAGCAGATAAAAGACACGTCACAGGATTTTCACACTGCTGGATTTGTTCCCGGTGCAATTGTGTACTTTTCATATGACACACCGAAAG CGGATGATGCCGCAGATGCGGTGTCAGGTCCCTTTCTTCAGGAAGAGGTCATGTCTTTGAAAGGTTTGGAACTCACCAAGAAGCATGTAGAGCCGCCTGTTCAGTCTGCACCAGAAACCACATCGGAGGCACCACCCCCTGTTGTCCAAGAGAAGAAGCCCGAGGGGAAGAAACCTGCTAAGCCGAAGTGGCTGAAAATGTGA
- the LOC137708214 gene encoding AUGMIN subunit 6-like isoform X1 — MTMDREKEREIELESAMYTNCLLLGLDPAIIGLGGSNATPRVGFFRHSNPKLGEQLLYFILSSLRGPIQSAKDFDKVWPIFDSAQSRDFRKVVQGIISELESQGALPRSNSRVSSLATCCGPRFVELLWQLSLHALREVHRRTFAADVASNPLPASLTDVAFSHAATLLPVTKARIALERRRFLKNAETAVQRQAMWSNLAHEMTAEFRGLCAEEAYLQQELEKLHDLRNKVKLEGEHWDDLVSSSSQNSHLVSKATRLWESILARKSQHEVLASGPIEDLIAHREHRYRISGSSLLAAMDQSSQVPYGDVLSVQSGDFTPTHVDGKEQNDGADSSHSQVNDEALHRADERSGRVHPTVDVAEIIRRWTHALQRVHKQSLHMAKVNEGEGPEILRSAHDGSSSGHTESLAATLAEHQQHLVSFQVLINQLKEVAPAIQKSISECTDKVDSISSSLPPMIKQPGQSTSPIQAQSSGRTLESNTDDVAEVTSKLSTFQLEKVSSSPALKLPQLFNLTPNSSGKGGNMHKRPTSVAQSNQIENFPERKSVEQPLSSNHIDNLQQVSCYADGDNYYVQNLKRSVREAALSRNSLSSKSSQGSHSDESSEHFFLPLSPSGVSRLGQESKGASLRSKRFPSQTEASFHENRAPDGNVGSKYAELSEVLNGLDSLDDYDQVNGFLSAAGSNCAVSDTQRSFYDFEEAQEQVFSPPLLMDSSLLADYEDLLAPLSETETALMEH, encoded by the exons ATGACAATGGacagagagaaggagagagagatagagctAGAGAGTGCAATGTACACTAACTGTTTGCTGTTAGGGTTGGATCCGGCGATTATCGGGCTCGGAGGCTCCAATGCCACTCCTCGGGTCGGGTTCTTCCGCCACTCCAACCCTAAATTGGGCGAACAGCTCCTCTACTTCATCCTCTCTTCTCTCAGAGGCCCAATTCAATCCGCCAAG GATTTCGATAAGGTCTGGCCAATCTTCGATTCCGCGCAATCGCGGGATTTTAGAAAG GTTGTGCAAGGGATAATTAGCGAGCTCGAATCGCAAGGGGCGCTTCCGAGGAGCAATTCGAGGGTTTCATCACTCGCTACATGTTGTGGACCCAG GTTTGTGGAACTTCTGTGGCAACTTTCTTTGCATGCTTTGCGAGAGGTTCATAGGAGAACATTTGCAGCTGATGTAGCTTCTAACCCACTTCCTGCATCACTGACCGATGTAGCTTTTTCACACGCAGCCACTTTACTTCCTGTCACGAAG GCTAGAATAGCACTTGAACGAAGAAGATTTCTTAAGAATGCGGAAACAGCAGTACAGAGACAGGCCATGTGGTCGAATTTGGCTCATGAAATGACTGCAGAGTTTCGTGGTCTTTGTGCTGAAGAG GCTTATTTACAGCAAGAACTGGAAAAATTACATGACCTTAGGAACAAAGTGAAGTTGGAAGGGGAACACTGGGATGACCTTGTTTCTAGTTCGAGTCAGAATTCCCATTTAGTATCAAAAGCTACTCGTTTGTGGGAGTCAATATTAGCCCGTAAAA GTCAACATGAAGTTCTTGCTTCAGGGCCTATTGAGGATTTAATAGCTCACAGGGAGCATAG GTACCGCATCTCTGGATCGTCTTTGCTTGCAGCTATGGATCAGAGTTCTCAGGTTCCTTATGGAGATGTCTTATCTGTCCAGTCTGGTGACTTTACTCCAACACATGTGGATGGCAAGGAACAAAATGATGGAGCAGATTCATCCCATTCACAAGTAAACGATGAAGCACTTCATCGAGCAGATGAAAGAAGTGGAAGAGTCCACCCAACCGTTGACGTGGCAGAAATTATCAGGCGTTGGACGCATGCTTTGCAGCGTGTTCATAAACAATCGCTGCACATG GCAAAGGTTAACGAGGGAGAGGGTCCAGAAATTTTAAGAAGTGCACATGATGGCAGTTCAAGTGGTCATACAGAGTCTTTAGCTGCAACTCTTGCTGAACATCAGCAACACTTGGTTAGCTTTCAG GTTCTCATTAACCAACTGAAGGAAGTTGCTCCGGCAATACAAAAGTCAATATCAGAATGTACAGATAAAGTAGATAGCATTTCATCTAGTCTGCCTCCGATGATCAAACAACCTGGTCAATCAACTTCACCTATTCAAGCACAGAGTAGTGGAAGGACATTG GAAAGTAACACTGATGATGTGGCTGAGGTGACTTCAAAATTGTCTACCTTTCAGCTCGAAAAGGTGTCATCCAGCCCTGCTTTAAAGCTACCACAGTTGTTTAACTTGACTCCTAATTCTTCTGGGAAAGGTGGAAATATGCATAAGCGCCCTACTTCAGTTGCTCAATCAAACCAAATAGAGAACTTTCCTGAAAGGAAGTCTGTGGAGCAGCCTCTTTCAAGTAATCACATAGATAATCTACAACAAG TTTCATGTTATGCAGATGGTGACAATTATTATGTTCAGAATCTAAAGAGATCTGTTAGAGAAGCTGCTTTGTCACGGAATTCCTTAAGTTCCAAATCATCACAAGGCAGCCATTCTGATGAAAGCTCTGAGCATTTCTTTTTACCTCTTTCACCATCTGGGGTTTCTCGTCTAGGCCAAGAATCTAAAGGGGCTTCATTAAGGAGTAAAAGGTTTCCATCTCAGACGGAGGCTTCCTTTCATGAAAATCGCGCTCCTGATGGTAATGTGGGGAGCAAGTACGCCGAATTATCTGAAGTATTGAATGGTTTAGATTCACTTGATGATTATGACCAAGTAAATGGGTTTCTTTCGGCTGCTGGTTCAAACTGTGCTGTTTCAGACACACAGAGATCATTTTATGACTTTGAAGAAGCTCAGGAGCAGGTTTTCTCACCTCCTTTGctaatggactcctcactattaGCAGATTATGAGGACTTACTTG CACCACTTTCAGAAACTGAAACAGCCTTAATGGAGCACTGA
- the LOC137749322 gene encoding plant UBX domain-containing protein 1-like isoform X2 — MIVDTSSHTPLKRRKFRSIDPMEAEEAQAKLTAAKEKFGREIHVFETTSASSSSQKETEDFYEFTAEDYYRVLNAKKEDKTLKTRKLREAEKAARRSRITKTVIRVRFPDNHTLEATFNPSETVQSLVDLLVKVVARPELPFYIYTTPPKKQIKDTSQDFHTAGFVPGAIVYFSYDTPKADDAADAVSGPFLQEEVMSLKGLELTKKHVEPPVQSAPETTSEAPPPVVQEKKPEGKKPAKPKWLKM; from the exons ATGATCGTTGATACttcttctcacacacccttgaaAAGAAGGAAGTTCAGAAGCATTGATCCCATGGAGGCCGAAGAAgctcag GCCAAGCTCACAGCAGCAAAAGAAAAGTTCGGGAGAGAAATCCACGTTTTTGAAACAACATCagcatcttcttcttcacaaA agGAGACAGAGGATTTCTATGAGTTCACTGCAGAAGATTATTATCGGGTTTTGAATGCAAAAAAAGAAG ATAAGACTCTTAAAACACGAAAGTTAAGAGAGGCAGAGAAGGCTGCCCGCAGGTCAAGGATAACAAAG ACGGTGATTAGGGTTCGATTTCCTGATAATCACACATTGGAGGCCACTTTTAACCCATCAGAAACAGTTCAGAGCTTGGTTGATCTCCTCGTCAAAGTGGTTGCTCGACCAGAATTACCATTCTATATAT ATACCACTCCTCCGAAGAAGCAGATAAAAGACACGTCACAGGATTTTCACACTGCTGGATTTGTTCCCGGTGCAATTGTGTACTTTTCATATGACACACCGAAAG CGGATGATGCCGCAGATGCGGTGTCAGGTCCCTTTCTTCAGGAAGAGGTCATGTCTTTGAAAGGTTTGGAACTCACCAAGAAGCATGTAGAGCCGCCTGTTCAGTCTGCACCAGAAACCACATCGGAGGCACCACCCCCTGTTGTCCAAGAGAAGAAGCCCGAGGGGAAGAAACCTGCTAAGCCGAAGTGGCTGAAAATGTGA